A region of Sugiyamaella lignohabitans strain CBS 10342 chromosome A, complete sequence DNA encodes the following proteins:
- the LDB19 gene encoding Ldb19p (alpha-arrestin involved in ubiquitin-dependent endocytosis; regulates endocytosis of plasma membrane proteins by recruiting the ubiquitin ligase Rsp5p to its target; involved in basal internalization and turnover of alpha-factor receptor Ste2p and recovery from pheromone induced G1 arrest; inhibited by Npr1p-mediated phosphorylation, which affects translocation between the cytosol and the plasma membrane; null mutant has reduced affinity for alcian blue dye; GO_component: GO:0005794 - Golgi apparatus [Evidence IEA,IEA]; GO_component: GO:0005794 - Golgi apparatus [Evidence IDA] [PMID 22118465]; GO_component: GO:0030136 - clathrin-coated vesicle [Evidence IDA] [PMID 14562095]; GO_component: GO:0005737 - cytoplasm [Evidence IEA,IEA]; GO_component: GO:0005737 - cytoplasm [Evidence IDA] [PMID 14562095]; GO_component: GO:0005829 - cytosol [Evidence IDA] [PMID 22118465]; GO_component: GO:0005886 - plasma membrane [Evidence IDA] [PMID 22118465]; GO_function: GO:0031625 - ubiquitin protein ligase binding [Evidence IPI] [PMID 18976803]; GO_process: GO:0007049 - cell cycle [Evidence IEA]; GO_process: GO:0070086 - ubiquitin-dependent endocytosis [Evidence IMP,IPI] [PMID 18976803]), which yields MRTLHFLHPTKPRSPSLRPTRSAGSPSQNADVITGISLSNGSSPSLSPTTSATNNAKNSLAMGSPRLPVAQPPIKLNYRIESPPLVLYGNHNESTGALLCGIFDLEVVQAAPFAMENVYMGVYQKVRITHNAATKTTPSSPPHGHQSSSSSANSDPNVGPTFVTTLPDHSRTCSDCTSKTTELARWDILTQPASLPKSVHGYPFSHLLPGSLPASSKNSVFTVEYYLKAVATPTDKRIPPFVLELPLQIKRSIIGGPDRTSVRVFPPTELSATVNLPAVIHPNSTFNFELLLEGVSGSSANKSSRWRMRKINWRVDETVKMKSHLCDSHHRTDEEDPLIEDVRVLNFGEIKGGWKTDFTGTGKIELSAQDFSTHTLAGVCCNVDDPTLGLTVTHTLVMELVISEEAFQHKSARHSVPTGAARVLRMQFNLLVTDHSGLGIAWDDEVPPVYADVPLSPPEYNNVVANLPRFEEMTPSSLAVGQGINSSMPLCSPSLMSIVTTRSNHSSSSNDDDIVL from the coding sequence ATGAGAACGCTACATTTTCTTCATCCGACCAAGCCCAGGTCTCCTTCTTTGAGACCTACCAGGAGTGCTGGTAGCCCTTCTCAGAATGCCGATGTTATCACAGGCATCTCACTTTCTAATGGCAGTTCTCCCTCACTGTCCCCTACAACGAGTGCTACCAATAACGCCAAGAACTCGTTGGCCATGGGTTCACCTCGTCTGCCAGTAGCTCAACCTCCTATCAAACTGAATTATCGCATCGAATCTCCTCCTTTAGTTCTGTATGGAAATCATAACGAGTCTACTGGAGCATTGCTATGTGGTATTTTCGATCTCGAGGTTGTACAAGCAGCACCGTTTGCTATGGAAAATGTATATATGGGTGTGTATCAAAAGGTCCGAATTACTCACAACGCAGCCACTAAAACTACGCCATCTTCACCTCCTCATGGCCAtcaatcatcatcatcatcagcgAATTCCGATCCCAATGTAGGTCCTACATTTGTCACCACCCTGCCCGATCATTCTAGAACCTGTTCTGACTGTACATCCAAGACCACCGAGCTGGCTCGCTGGGATATCTTAACACAGCCAGCTTCTCTTCCCAAATCTGTACATGGATACCCATTCTCGCATTTGCTGCCTGGATCATTGCCAGCATCATCTAAGAACTCTGTATTCACTGTTGAATACTATTTAAAGGCCGTAGCCACTCCAACTGACAAGCGCATTCCTCCTTTTGTGCTGGAGTTACCTCTTCAGATCAAGCGTTCGATCATTGGCGGCCCTGACCGTACTTCAGTAAGAGTGTTCCCACCAACCGAACTCAGTGCCACTGTCAACCTACCAGCCGTGATTCATCCCAACTCGACATTCAACTTTGAATTGTTATTAGAAGGAGTATCTGGCAGTAGTGCTAATAAATCGTCACGCTGGAGAATGCGCAAAATCAATTGGCGTGTTGATGAGACTGTGAAAATGAAATCGCATCTATGTGATTCGCACCATCGAaccgacgaagaagacccACTTATCGAGGATGTTCGAGTGTTGAATTTTGGCGAGATCAAAGGCGGTTGGAAGACTGATTTTACCGGGACTGGCAAGATCGAGCTGTCAGCACAAGACTTCTCAACACATACACTTGCCGGAGTCTGTTGTAACGTCGACGACCCTACACTTGGTCTGACTGTCACACACACTCTTGTCATGGAACTAGTCATCTCTGAAGAAGCATTTCAGCACAAATCGGCCCGTCATTCTGTGCCCACCGGAGCAGCCCGAGTCCTGAGAATGCAGTTCAACCTTCTCGTAACTGACCATTCTGGACTTGGAATTGCATGGGACGACGAAGTGCCACCCGTGTACGCCGACGTGCCACTGAGTCCTCCGGAATACAACAACGTCGTAGCCAACCTGCCTCGATTCGAAGAAATGACCCCCAGCAGTCTCGCGGTCGGTCAGGGCATCAATTCGTCCATGCCGCTCTGCTCCCCCTCACTCATGAGCATCGTCACGACCCGCTCGAACCACTCGAGCTCGTCCAACGACGACGACATCGTCTTATAA
- the MRPL10 gene encoding mitochondrial 54S ribosomal protein YmL10/YmL18 (Mitochondrial ribosomal protein of the large subunit; appears as two protein spots (YmL10 and YmL18) on two-dimensional SDS gels; GO_component: GO:0015934 - large ribosomal subunit [Evidence IEA]; GO_component: GO:0005762 - mitochondrial large ribosomal subunit [Evidence IDA] [PMID 9151978]; GO_component: GO:0005739 - mitochondrion [Evidence IEA,IEA]; GO_component: GO:0005739 - mitochondrion [Evidence IDA] [PMID 16823961]; GO_component: GO:0030529 - ribonucleoprotein complex [Evidence IEA]; GO_component: GO:0005840 - ribosome [Evidence IEA]; GO_function: GO:0003735 - structural constituent of ribosome [Evidence IEA]; GO_function: GO:0003735 - structural constituent of ribosome [Evidence IDA] [PMID 9151978]; GO_process: GO:0032543 - mitochondrial translation [Evidence IC] [PMID 9151978]; GO_process: GO:0006412 - translation [Evidence IEA]) encodes MFFRNRVVSLPLPSVQLASGVSRPAGLSPAQMIFQQCRYASGLGSLAPAPGATRQQNRVGRGPGSGRGKTSGRGQKGQKARGKVKSWFEGGQTPITRLFPKVGFRSQVPKPEYINLDVLQRLIDLGRLNPAEPITMKELYRSRYFGNIKHGIKILGGDAHRFTAKINISSTSATPSAIARIEALGGTFQAEYYTPFGMKVLTRPEAILRKYGRIPLRARPIDRKSIEFYRDPERRGYLVGAPGAPTIKAAFVAQAKTFKSPLLPNIERLKLNDPSTAAARAFQDSQPKQ; translated from the coding sequence ATGTTTTTCAGAAATAGAGTGGTAtcgctgccgctgccgaGTGTCCAGCTGGCGAGCGGTGTTAGCAGACCTGCTGGTCTGTCGCCAGCACAGATGATATTCCAACAATGCCGTTATGCCTCGGGTTTAGGCTCGCTGGCACCTGCTCCTGGTGCGACCAGACAACAAAATAGAGTGGGTAGAGGTCCAGGTTCCGGCCGAGGAAAGACGTCAGGACGTGGTCAAAAGGGTCAGAAAGCCAGAGGTAAAGTCAAGAGCTGGTTCGAGGGTGGTCAGACTCCCATTACCCGACTTTTCCCCAAGGTCGGTTTTAGAAGTCAGGTCCCTAAACCAGAATATATCAACCTCGATGTTCTTCAAcgattgattgatttggGCAGACTTAACCCTGCCGAACCCATTACCATGAAAGAACTGTACAGAAGCCGATATTTCGGCAATATCAAGCATGGCATCAAGATTCTCGGTGGAGATGCTCACAGATTCACAgccaaaatcaacatctCGTCGACGTCAGCCACTCCCAGTGCTATTGCTCGAATTGAGGCTCTGGGAGGCACATTCCAAGCCGAATATTACACACCTTTCGGAATGAAAGTGCTGACGCGACCCGAAGCCATCTTGCGGAAGTACGGTCGTATTCCACTCCGAGCCCGACCCATTGACAGAAAGAGCATTGAATTCTACAGAGACCCCGAACGTCGTGGATACCTCGTGGGCGCACCCGGCGCTCCCACTATCAAAGCCGCATTTGTGGCCCAAGCAAAGACTTTCAAGAGTCCTCTGCTGCCCAACATCGAGAGACTCAAGCTCAACGACCCCTCGACAGCGGCTGCTCGCGCATTCCAGGACTCGCAGCCCAAACAGTAG
- the CPR2 gene encoding peptidylprolyl isomerase CPR2 (Peptidyl-prolyl cis-trans isomerase (cyclophilin); catalyzes the cis-trans isomerization of peptide bonds N-terminal to proline residues; has a potential role in the secretory pathway; CPR2 has a paralog, CPR5, that arose from the whole genome duplication; GO_component: GO:0005575 - cellular_component [Evidence ND]; GO_component: GO:0005576 - extracellular region [Evidence IEA,IEA]; GO_function: GO:0016853 - isomerase activity [Evidence IEA]; GO_function: GO:0042277 - peptide binding [Evidence IEA]; GO_function: GO:0003755 - peptidyl-prolyl cis-trans isomerase activity [Evidence IEA,IEA,IEA]; GO_function: GO:0003755 - peptidyl-prolyl cis-trans isomerase activity [Evidence IDA] [PMID 1761234]; GO_process: GO:0008150 - biological_process [Evidence ND]; GO_process: GO:0006457 - protein folding [Evidence IEA,IEA]; GO_process: GO:0000413 - protein peptidyl-prolyl isomerization [Evidence IEA,IEA,IEA]): MGKNTDKLYITHSEWSSGGFSGSSGKSGSGLTTAVARTVSALPFWTCSISQQPIQKDAGMADIHGNVYDVRNILPYIRKNGVNPVTGEKMTNKDLIKLRIEVNNEGKYIDPMSFKEFQTLSKVVLIKPSGRVYFEDTVKEHNIQAKYMKDLVSDEDFTKADIIRLQGGVGISTKANQQPNGQSAAKSAAPSDRKSTSNVKGNGSILKTSEPSTSRITNKVITTSKPHSMLTTHHMASSLTSTAMDPSTKSTFTDIPIEKLLKQKKFLEPGYASIETSLGTLNIELYPKYSPKAVYNFVELAKQGYYNGIKFHRNIKHFMIQTGDPTGTGSGGRSAFPEGKPFADETNTPLKHDERGILSMANKGKNTNTSQFFITYRRTPHLDGKHTVFGKVVGGLSVLDDLERVPVTTNDVPTRTITMDSVKILVDPFAKGLYDEDQKPTETKQPSDDLDDTPWLQKKSLTADGSPVIGKYLKRAPATGAAPTPNDDESRRKRVKTNIANSSFAGW; the protein is encoded by the coding sequence ATGGGCAAGAATACTGataaattatatataaCACACTCTGAGTGGTCTTCAGGAGGGTTTTCTGGAAGCTCTGGGAAGTCAGGTTCAGGGCTGactactgctgttgctcgTACAGTCAGTGCTCTTCCTTTTTGGACATGTAGCATCAGTCAACAGCCGATTCAGAAAGATGCTGGAATGGCTGATATTCATGGCAATGTTTATGATGTGAGAAATATTCTGCCATATATCAGGAAGAATGGTGTGAATCCTGTGACTGGTGAAAAAATGACAAACAAAGATCTGATCAAACTGCGTATCGAGGTTAACAATGAGGGAAAGTACATTGATCCTATGAGTTTCAAGGAATTCCAGACATTGAGTAAGGTTGTGCTAATAAAACCAAGTGGCAGAGTGTATTTCGAAGATACTGTAAAGGAACACAACATTCAAGCCAAGTATATGAAGGATCTTGTAAGCGATGAAGACTTCACAAAGGCCGATATCATCAGGCTTCAAGGAGGAGTAGGTATCTCAACCAAGGCCAATCAACAGCCCAACGGACAATCAGCAGCTAAATCAGCAGCTCCATCTGATAGGAAATCAACTTCCAATGTCAAAGGAAATGGATCAATCCTAAAAACAAGTGAACCTTCGACTTCTCGTATCACAAACAAAGTCATCACTACGAGTAAACCACATAGTATGCTGACTACACATCACATGGCCAGTTCGTTGACATCGACTGCAATGGATCCCTCGACAAAATCCACGTTCACTGACATACCCATTGAAAAGCTtctcaaacaaaaaaagtttcTGGAACCTGGGTATGCCAGCATTGAGACATCCTTAGGAACTCTCAACATAGAGTTGTATCCCAAGTACTCACCTAAAGCGGTCTACAACTTTGTGGAACTTGCTAAACAAGGATACTATAATGGAATTAAATTCCACAGAAACATCAAGCATTTCATGATTCAAACCGGTGACCCTACTGGAACCGGCAGTGGAGGCCGTAGTGCCTTTCCTGAGGGCAAACCGTTTGCCGACGAAACAAACACCCCACTCAAACATGACGAGCGAGGAATACTGTCCATGGCCAACAAAGgcaaaaacacaaacacCTCACAATTCTTCATCACGTACCGTCGAACTCCTCATCTCGACGGCAAGCACACTGTATTCGGAAAAGTAGTTGGAGGACTTAGTGTTCTCGACGACCTCGAAAGAGTTCCTGTCACCACCAACGACGTTCCAACACGCACAATAACCATGGACTCGGTCAAAATTCTCGTCGACCCCTTTGCCAAGGGTCTCTACGACGAAGACCAGAAACCAACCGAGACCAAACAGCCATCCGACGACCTCGACGACACTCCCTGGCTCCAAAAGAAATCTCTAACCGCTGACGGTTCACCTGTCATCGGCAAATATCTCAAAAGAGCACCAGCAACCGGTGCCGCACCCACTCCAAACGATGACGAGTCCCGCAGAAAGCGGGTCAAAACCAACATcgccaacagcagcttcgCCGGGTGGTAG
- the NTO1 gene encoding Nto1p (Subunit of the NuA3 histone acetyltransferase complex; this complex acetylates histone H3; contains PHD finger domain that interacts with methylated histone H3; GO_component: GO:0033100 - NuA3 histone acetyltransferase complex [Evidence IDA] [PMID 17157260]; GO_component: GO:0005737 - cytoplasm [Evidence IEA,IEA]; GO_component: GO:0005737 - cytoplasm [Evidence IDA] [PMID 14562095]; GO_component: GO:0005634 - nucleus [Evidence IEA,IEA]; GO_component: GO:0005634 - nucleus [Evidence IDA] [PMID 14562095]; GO_function: GO:0046872 - metal ion binding [Evidence IEA]; GO_function: GO:0035064 - methylated histone binding [Evidence IDA] [PMID 17142463]; GO_function: GO:0008270 - zinc ion binding [Evidence IEA]; GO_process: GO:0016573 - histone acetylation [Evidence IPI] [PMID 17157260]; GO_process: GO:0006355 - regulation of transcription, DNA-templated [Evidence IEA]; GO_process: GO:0006351 - transcription, DNA-templated [Evidence IEA]) has product MSSSARRRRVRRGLAPSTASTLNLVLGSDKPRAECPYQEIYPDLDVRIPLKVQFTKADFRPSRDGDDSVHERDHSNDHFTGNENDINGERNVRGRAIVKRKRRTNDEVWGTRDKPVVLISGRTRRGALVDDTSDVGTNGSVSGNDLNGHAQDGEMSSHDGADTSDINGGEDDVEENEENDDGNRESNHDNEYDEEETNDASLKETSKSTEQAPDSGARPARVTRSSVNNTSSNLSQSPLRRSSRRSHVSNYYAPVLLHLTGGSNGGNNESPERATSAPVLNSTSDQTDSSKSTNQSDKNSNFRVLPNNDKKTTPDINDKLLISVGYKESNVFILPDSYIRTFVALDQSTINESEESYNSSDSNTTVRTGKKESTSYFNPVEYDMDEQDEHFLNLLNSRRENHIIKRRPLPPISRELFEITMTLLEIEWMEIEKRMPAKKKTMAGKDSLLPSDATETEEKCVICDDSECDNSNAIVFCDGCDIAVHQDCYGVPFIPEGQWLCRQCTVSRRLRASCIFCPNRSGGFKQTDSQHWAHVLCALWIPETSVANISYMEPIIGVDNIPKGRLKLNCYICKQKVGACIQCVNKNCFQAFHPTCARRAKLYMKMEAGILGAVHDVGSMITYCDRHGPPAYNETVDVRHHLKEAQRYYSELREKQNTFASGTVKKATTSTPAATSSKEPKWRTEEGTPIIPKLIVNKVASRMMKKFELVEFVDHFLLEVCRYWALKRMKKGASLIKRLQIALEVQPKRSSEGMSPVDVRVDIATKRQLLKKMEVLVMEANKILERETLKSERTETQHEAMDLVYFPHINLIRRIWTDVLRKFAIPLSVSKNSPLYEKLLNRQYTSVDEFSIDLDSFLAALTPPVTKPKWLQTRLRQAKAAADALTNHETDVSAIFEVEASGLDIQREEWAGARVFREMSPMSDIDDSELQSLETESLEFTLDASSPTAHRRPPKKRRR; this is encoded by the coding sequence atgtcatcatcagctaGAAGGCGACGAGTTCGGCGTGGCCTGGCCCCATCTACAGCCAGTACTCTGAATCTTGTTCTGGGAAGTGACAAGCCTCGTGCTGAATGCCCTTATCAAGAAATTTATCCTGATCTTGATGTCAGAATCCCATTGAAAGTTCAGTTTACAAAAGCTGATTTTAGACCATCACGCGACGGTGATGATAGTGTGCATGAACGTGATCATAGTAATGATCATTTCACAGGAAACGAGAATGATATTAATGGCGAGAGGAATGTTCGAGGACGCGCGATAGTCAAACGCAAAAGACGCACCAATGACGAGGTGTGGGGAACGCGTGACAAACCGGTAGTTTTGATATCGGGCCGCACTCGTCGTGGAGCACTAGTAGATGATACCAGCGATGTAGGTACTAATGGTTCTGTGTCAGGTAATGATCTAAATGGACATGCTCAAGATGGCGAAATGAGTAGTCATGATGGTGCTGACACAAGTGATATTAATGGTGGAGAAGAcgatgttgaagaaaatgaagaaaatgatgatgGCAATAGAGAGAGTAATCACGATAATGAAtacgacgaagaagagacGAATGATGCTAGTCTCAAAGAAACTTCGAAAAGTACCGAACAGGCCCCAGATTCTGGTGCTAGACCAGCCAGGGTTACAAGGTCGAGCGTTAataataccagcagcaaccttTCACAGAGTCCACTTCGACGGTCGTCGCGACGTTCTCATGTCAGTAATTATTATGCTCCTGTACTTCTACATCTAACAGGGGGTTCAAATGGCGGTAATAATGAATCTCCGGAACGAGCGACCTCAGCACCAGTTTTAAATTCAACCTCGGATCAAACAGATTCATCAAAATCTACAAATCAATCGGATAAGAATTCTAATTTCCGTGTTTTACCGAATAACGATAAAAAGACGACGCCTGATATCAATGACAAATTGCTTATATCTGTGGGGTATAAAGAGTCAAATGTGTTCATTCTTCCTGATTCTTACATCAGGACATTTGTTGCCTTAGATCAGTCAACCATAAACGAAAGTGAAGAAAGCTATAACTCTAGTGATAGCAACACAACGGTCCGGACaggaaaaaaagagagcACTTCATATTTCAACCCTGTAGAGTACGACATGGATGAACAAGATGAGCATTTTCTGAACCTGTTGAACAGTCGCAGAGAGAACCATATAATTAAACGACGACCACTGCCACCCATATCAAGAGAGCTTTTTGAGATCACTATGACACTTCTTGAAATTGAATGGATGGAGATCGAGAAGCGCATGCCCGCGAAAAAGAAGACAATGGCTGGTAAAGactctcttcttccttcAGATGCCACTGAAACAGAGGAAAAGTGTGTTATTTGTGACGACTCCGAATGTGATAATAGTAATGCAATTGTGTTCTGTGATGGATGTGATATCGCAGTTCACCAAGACTGCTATGGTGTACCGTTTATTCCTGAAGGCCAATGGCTTTGTCGGCAATGTACAGTTTCTCGAAGACTACGAGCTAGCTGTATATTCTGTCCTAACCGGTCAGGTGGGTTCAAACAGACAGACTCTCAGCATTGGGCCCATGTTCTATGCGCACTGTGGATTCCTGAGACGTCTGTCGCAAACATCTCGTACATGGAACCTATTATTGGAGTAGACAATATTCCCAAGGGCAGACTCAAATTAAACTGCTACATTTGCAAACAAAAAGTGGGAGCCTGTATTCAGTGTGTCAATAAGAACTGTTTCCAAGCATTTCACCCTACATGTGCTAGGAGGGCTAAATTATATATGAAGATGGAAGCTGGTATTTTGGGAGCCGTTCATGATGTTGGCTCTATGATCACATATTGTGATAGACACGGCCCACCAGCCTATAATGAGACTGTAGACGTCCGGCATCATCTTAAAGAGGCTCAAAGATATTACAGCGAGCTTCGTGAGAAACAAAATACATTTGCGTCTGGCACCGTTAAAAAAGCTACCACatcgacaccagcagccacatCTTCTAAGGAGCCAAAATGGAGAACTGAAGAAGGCACACCAATCATTCCGAAGCTCATTGTCAACAAAGTGGCCTCTcggatgatgaagaaattcGAGCTAGTGGAGTTTGTAGACCACTTTCTACTTGAAGTGTGCCGTTACTGGGCTCTCAAACGAATGAAAAAGGGTGCCTCTTTGATAAAACGACTACAAATAGCACTCGAAGTTCAGCCGAAAAGATCGAGTGAGGGGATGTCGCCAGTGGATGTACGAGTGGATATTGCTACCAAGCGGCAGCTACTCAAGAAAATGGAGGTGTTAGTAATGGAAGCTAATAAAATATTGGAGAGAGAGACTCTCAAATCCGAACGAACGGAAACTCAACATGAAGCCATGGATCTGGTGTACTTCCCCCATATCAATCTCATCCGGCGAATCTGGACTGACGTGCTACGGAAGTTTGCCATTCCCCTTTCTGTGTCGAAGAACTCACCCCTCTATGAAAAGCTTCTCAATCGTCAGTACACGTCCGTCGACGAGTTCTCCATAGATCTCGACAGTTTCCTTGCGGCCTTAACTCCACCGGTAACCAAACCCAAATGGCTTCAAACCAGACTGCGACAAGCCAAAGCCGCTGCCGATGCTCTTACAAACCACGAAACGGATGTTTCTGCTATCTTCGAAGTGGAGGCATCGGGTCTCGACATCCAGCGCGAAGAGTGGGCCGGAGCACGTGTGTTCCGCGAAATGAGTCCCATGTCCGACATTGACGACTCTGAACTCCAATCACTCGAAACCGAGTCGCTGGAGTTCACACTTGATGCCAGCTCGCCCACTGCACACCGACGTCCGCCGAAAAAGCGAAGACGATGA